CCATCTATACATCGAGCATTCTGCTAGAATCCCTGCAGATGAAATAGCCTGGCCAACTAACCGACTTTCCATCTTTGGCGCTCCCTTACGATTGCCGTGATTATACTACCTATCTCTGTTGCcttttggtgttgttgtcaTTTTTGCGTCTTGAAGTTTGTTCTGTACTACAAACATCTAGCTGCATATACACTTCAGTATCTTTATTTCATTTGCGTAGTCAAGATGTAACAGTCATCTACATGGGAAACTTTGAAACTAGCACTGTTGGTAAGTCTGGAATATACCTGAAAAGAGCCATATCCGTAACTAGGTGCATGCCCAAAGAAAAGtaaaagcaaaagcaaaagtaataataaaaatacgTGGCCATCATTCCTCTATCAAATCAACGACGAGATCGCTTTTGAAAGTATTATCTAGAAAATCGAAGAGAAAAACAGAAAACTCACGGCTCTTAAGTAACTCCAGATAGGAATCCAACCACCGCTATGCcatattattttctttggtTATGTATCACAACATGGCAAGAACTGCTGTTGAATATACGAAGTAAGGATGGCGGCCAAAAGATCAGTTAAGTAGGCAGGTGACTTAGAATCGCAGGTCCCAGTCAATCATGGGGCCAAGCTTAGGGAGGGATTCGGCAACACTCTCGACGTCCTTATCTCCTCTACCGCTAACAGTAAGAACGAtgtccttgcccttgcccatAGTCTTTGCAAGCTCGATGGCACCCCAGACGGCGTGTGATGACTCAAGAGCAGGAATGATACCCTCTGTCTGGGCCAGCGTACGGAAACCAGAGAGGGCCTGGGCGTCGGTGGCGGAGATGAAGTGCGCGCGGCTGCTGTCCTTCCAGCTGCTCAGCTCGGGGCCAACACCGGGGTAGTCGAGACCAGCGGAGATGGAGTGCGTTTCGGAGATCTGGCCGTGTTCATTTTGTAGAACGTAGGTGCGGACACCGTGTAGCACACCCTTGCTACCACCTGACAGGGTAGCGGAATGACGTTCTGTCTCGacgccatcgccgccggCTTCGACACCGAGGAGCTTGACGCTGGTGTCTTTGGAGAATGGGTAGAAACTGCCCACTGCGTTACTGCCACCACCGACACAGGCGACAACGGCGTCGGGAAGCTTTCCGATTTGCTCTTGTAGTTGCTGTTTGGTCTCGTCACCGATGACGGACTGGAAAGTGCGGACGATCGTTGGGAATGGGTGTGGGCCGATGGCAGAGCCGATGATGTAGTGAGTTGTGTCAAGGTCAACCACCCAGGCACGGAGAGCCTCGTTCACAGCGTCACGGAGGGTTCGGCTGCCTGCTTCAACAGCGACAACGGACGCACCTAGCAGCTTGATGCGGAAAACGTTCAGGGCCTGGCGGCGCACATCCTCGGCACCCATGTAGATAACACACTTCATGCCGAACTTGGCACAGACAGTAGCGGTAGCAACACCGTGTTGGCCAGCTCCAGTCTCAGCAATTATTCTAGTCTTCCCAAGTCTCTTCGCAAGAAGAATTTGGCCTAAAGCGTTGTTGATTTTGTGACTACCGGTGTGGTTAAGATCCTCACGCTTCAACCAGATGTTCGCACCTCCAACTCTCTCGGTGAGGTGTTCTGCCAGGTGAAGAGTACTGGGCCGTCCCATGTAAGGGTAGTATGAACGGTACTCCTCCCAGAAGGAAGGGTCGTTGAGAGCATGGTTGAAGCCTCGCTCCAATTCGGCCAAGCAGTCCATCAGGGACTCGGGGACATACTGTCCGCCGAACTCGCCGAACCGAGCGGGCAACGCATCAGGGCTTCCAGCACCACTCAGAGCCTTGAGCTGATCACCAAGACCAGGACCCGCAGGTGTATCCTCATCAGTAATGACATCGGTGGGTTGCGATCCTTGAAGAGGTTCGATCCTCAAAACAGGCTCCAATACATTGACCTCACGGGTCAATGTGCCCTGGGTATCTCTTTCTAATCTGCGACCAGTAACACTAGTGAGGTATTCCTCGGCCTTTTGAGCCGCCTGGCCAGCAGGAGCTTGACCCAAAATAGTGATAATCTGACTACCAATGACAACACCCTCGGAAATTTCCTGAACAGAGAGGAAGTGCTCGCGGGTACTGACACCGAACCCCAGAGCGGTAGGGACATTGCCAGACCATTTGTGCACACGGGAAAGCAGTTCCGGAAGATTCGAGCTAAGCTTTCCTGTAGCACCCGTCACACCCATTCTAGAGACAACATAGATGAAGGAATCGGCGATCTTGCAGAGGAGCTTCATGCGGGACTCCGATGTGGCAGGGGCGATGAGTGGGACGTAGGAAAGACTATCACGATGAAATTAGCACAATTTACTTGTAAACAATAGCCTGGAGCAGAAGGAAGCTGCCAGGCCCGCACTAAATTAACATACCCGGTGCTAGTACAAAGGTCTCTGAACCGAACGGCCTCCTCCGGAGGAAGGTCGACCATGATAAAACCATTGACGCCAGCCTCCTTGCAGTCCCTGAGCATACGTTCCTCACCATAACGCAGCATCGGGTTATAGTATCCCATCAGCATGATGGGGGCTCTGAGGCCACGGTTTCTCGCGGAGCGGACCATCTCTAATACTGTGGTGACAGTGACTCCGTTCTCAAGCGCCTTCGTGTTGGCCGTTTGGATAGTCGGTCCATCGGCAATGGGATCTGTGAACGGGACTCCCAGTTCGATGATATCTGTGCAATTGATAGAGATTGTAAGTATGTAGTTTGAggttgaaaaaaaaagattacgGTGGTTGTGGCACAATGAGTCAATTGAGGATTTCGAGGGGAGTAATCACATACCAGCACCTCCATTTTCCAACCCGAGAATAATATCTACAGACTCTTCAATAGTAGGGTATCCAGCAGTAATGTAGGCGACCAAAGCAGCACGCTTTTCCTGCTTAACTCTGGCGAAGGTGTTTTTGATATGCTCCATGGTGGAAGGCGGGGGCGGGGAATACAAAGTGCAGGCGGGGGAGATAGGGGGAATTGGGTTCCAGAAAGGAAAAGTGGGAGTTTATAAAAGGGCGGTCAAAAGAATGACTCAAAATCAGGATAATTGAGAGCGCAGAGAGGAATAGCTGCAGGTAAGGGTCGAAGCCGCGTTGAGTCACCGTCTCATTCATCGCACCGGTATTAAACCACAAAGTCCGCCGAAGGAAATCATGGGCAATGCTGGTCAGGTGACTCTGGGTGGCGATAAGATAAGGACTGCCCTGGTTTGATCTACTAAGGCGGCCGATACCGGCCTAGGGCTCAACTACACATTTACTTTCGGTATGATCCAAGTATTGCGCAGGACGAATGAGTCAACATTAGGATGGGGCCAGGTACTATAGGAAGATTATCCACCATCCATAAACACTTCAGTTGGTAACACAGCCCATAAAAGGCAGAAACCAAATAAACTGTCAAAAAAACGCCAAAGCTATGCAGCAGAGACCAGGCACGAGCGCGCGCTCTCTGGAGCTCCAATATAATCGCAGAAAAACAAAGACGCAAGACGTAGCAAAACTAAATCAGAATAAACAGGTGCAACAGAGGCTGTGAAATAGACACAAACAAGCCCAATCAAGGTATCCCAAACAAAAGTCACGAATGCGTTCCACACTTTTCCAACCCAGATAGTGGTATCCCAGACCTGCGAATTAATAAGGAAAGACAGCAGCGCCAACCCATGCGGCGTATTAATACATATATCGTAAAGGAATGGTATCTCAATGCCCCGTGTATAATGCAAAACAATCAAAGGAATGGACAACAGATCATCTATAATGCATCGTGTCAACGTGAAAAAgtagaaaaaaaagtaaaaggTAAAAAATCCGGGGCATCAAGGCATTAATAATAAAGGAGAGACATGAAATCGTTGCAAATAGTCGTCAGTCAAAACCATAGCCGGACGGTGGTTTCGTATGCAAAAACATCATTTAAAACCAAGTGCGCTATGGTATCAATTAAAGGAGTGACAATGAAATGTAGAAAGAAGCGGATATGCAAAGTTAAACGACGCCGCTGAATGCGATAAATCAAAAAGTATGAACACGTCAGTGTCCCTGATGGTGACCAGGCAGAGTATAGGTCATCGGAGGCATGTACTGGTAGCTGCTAGGGGCTCCGTCAACGTTTGAGGGTGCACCAAGGGAGTTGAATTCCCAAGATCTCgtgggaggagctggggcgGTTTGCGTAAGCTGGCCCTGATGGCACACGGCAGTGTAAGAGTACGGCGCGCTCATTGCTGAGTACGGTTGACTGACAGCGGGTAAAATTGTTCGAACTGGTCCGTCGGTTGCAGTCGGAGGGGAGTAGACTGGTGCGGCGATAGTGGGGTGGTAGCTACTAGAAGGCGTACCCTCAGACATCGACTGAGGAGAGGGAGCGCTGAAGCCTTCCGTTCCCGAATCGGATGCAGGCCCGGTGCTTGGGTAGTTAGATCCGACAGGAGTGGGCAAGGCCCCAGCGGTGGATGAGTAGCTTGCAGACTAGAAGACAATTTGTTAGCACGTCAACGAGAACGAGGTTACTCAGAGCTAGCCGATTACTTACGTATTTGCCGATGATCTTTTTCAGAGCATGGCCCAGGATCTTCCAGGGAAAGACCTTTACGTCTTTCTCGATATTCCTAGGCTTTGGTGCGGGAAATCCCATGATAACTTTGAAGAAGTCCTCGCTGTCTGCTTTGGACTTGGACACAGTAAGCGGCCTGAACCCTTCCAGATTCCGTCGAATTCGattcttctcctcgacagTAAACCGAACCCCGACGAGTGACTCAAGTAAGTAGATTGTATCTACACTCGTGATGAAACATTCATCTTTGCCCTCCCAGTAGATGCAGCTAATGCAAATACTGTTAGGCAACCGTTCTTCCGGTGTCACGGGCTTGAAATCAGCGTGAATAGTGCTGCCGCTTTGCATTCGAGTGAATTGAACCAGCCGGCGCTGAGCAACGCGTTCCTCAGGGGTCCAGTTCTGCGTCATAGTACCCAAGTCTCCATTGAGCTTCAGGATCGCTTTTGAGGGATACATGGCATAGGGGTTGAACGACTGTGTTTGGACCACGTTACCCGGCTGCTGTATGGTCGAAGTACGGATTAGGGGTGGGTTCGCTGGGGACGATGGCTTTGGCTGGGGAAGACCATGACTAACTGTATATCCGTTACCCCTCTGATCTGGATTGACCGATAGGAAAGACGAGTTCCACGAAGACGGCATGGGAGACGGTGCACGCATCGAAGTTTGTGAGTTCGGCGATATGGCTGAGTATTGCGCAGCACCGATTCGGGGTGACGAGTCAGTGTGGTATGAGGCTGCGTATCCATTCACAGGCGGTGGTGGCTGCAGGTACGGGGAGTAAGGAGTAGCATAGGTTGATGGTTCTTCCTTAACCTGCACTGGAATTGTCGACGCTCGCTTGATTGGCCTGGGAAGGGTATCCGAAGAGATGCATGATGAGATCCGTCTCTTTCGGCTCTCATCAGCAGGTGACTGCTGTCCAGGATGCTCATAAGTGTAAATGCCCACTTGAAGTGTTGTGGCAGGGTATTCATTCTGTCCGCGCATAGATAGTTGGAGAGGGACAGCCAGGGAGGGGCAGCCCGTGGTCATGAACGGCGGACTATCGACGGAGAGGGCATATTGAAAAGCAGAATCCTGGAAACCCAGAAAGTGTGG
This region of Aspergillus puulaauensis MK2 DNA, chromosome 5, nearly complete sequence genomic DNA includes:
- the trpB gene encoding tryptophan synthase TRP5 (BUSCO:EOG09260XOG;~COG:E;~EggNog:ENOG410PFFQ;~InterPro:IPR002028,IPR011060,IPR023026,IPR001926, IPR036052,IPR013785,IPR018204,IPR006654,IPR006653;~PFAM:PF00291,PF00290;~go_function: GO:0003824 - catalytic activity [Evidence IEA];~go_function: GO:0004834 - tryptophan synthase activity [Evidence IEA];~go_process: GO:0000162 - tryptophan biosynthetic process [Evidence IEA];~go_process: GO:0006568 - tryptophan metabolic process [Evidence IEA]), whose product is MEHIKNTFARVKQEKRAALVAYITAGYPTIEESVDIILGLENGGADIIELGVPFTDPIADGPTIQTANTKALENGVTVTTVLEMVRSARNRGLRAPIMLMGYYNPMLRYGEERMLRDCKEAGVNGFIMVDLPPEEAVRFRDLCTSTGLSYVPLIAPATSESRMKLLCKIADSFIYVVSRMGVTGATGKLSSNLPELLSRVHKWSGNVPTALGFGVSTREHFLSVQEISEGVVIGSQIITILGQAPAGQAAQKAEEYLTSVTGRRLERDTQGTLTREVNVLEPVLRIEPLQGSQPTDVITDEDTPAGPGLGDQLKALSGAGSPDALPARFGEFGGQYVPESLMDCLAELERGFNHALNDPSFWEEYRSYYPYMGRPSTLHLAEHLTERVGGANIWLKREDLNHTGSHKINNALGQILLAKRLGKTRIIAETGAGQHGVATATVCAKFGMKCVIYMGAEDVRRQALNVFRIKLLGASVVAVEAGSRTLRDAVNEALRAWVVDLDTTHYIIGSAIGPHPFPTIVRTFQSVIGDETKQQLQEQIGKLPDAVVACVGGGSNAVGSFYPFSKDTSVKLLGVEAGGDGVETERHSATLSGGSKGVLHGVRTYVLQNEHGQISETHSISAGLDYPGVGPELSSWKDSSRAHFISATDAQALSGFRTLAQTEGIIPALESSHAVWGAIELAKTMGKGKDIVLTVSGRGDKDVESVAESLPKLGPMIDWDLRF
- the medA gene encoding transcriptional regulator medA (COG:K;~EggNog:ENOG410PI13): MSGFQKPQQAVVLDCDSTQSLQDGVSYSTYGQPAYMSTPLAPSPMADHLSQMSDCVPYMAKPDYASSYEDEQSPMINADSHQLPEVISYSPQRGTEGTRVFVQIQSPYDLHSTPYATLSIVFGTKKCECNPHFLGFQDSAFQYALSVDSPPFMTTGCPSLAVPLQLSMRGQNEYPATTLQVGIYTYEHPGQQSPADESRKRRISSCISSDTLPRPIKRASTIPVQVKEEPSTYATPYSPYLQPPPPVNGYAASYHTDSSPRIGAAQYSAISPNSQTSMRAPSPMPSSWNSSFLSVNPDQRGNGYTVSHGLPQPKPSSPANPPLIRTSTIQQPGNVVQTQSFNPYAMYPSKAILKLNGDLGTMTQNWTPEERVAQRRLVQFTRMQSGSTIHADFKPVTPEERLPNSICISCIYWEGKDECFITSVDTIYLLESLVGVRFTVEEKNRIRRNLEGFRPLTVSKSKADSEDFFKVIMGFPAPKPRNIEKDVKVFPWKILGHALKKIIGKYSASYSSTAGALPTPVGSNYPSTGPASDSGTEGFSAPSPQSMSEGTPSSSYHPTIAAPVYSPPTATDGPVRTILPAVSQPYSAMSAPYSYTAVCHQGQLTQTAPAPPTRSWEFNSLGAPSNVDGAPSSYQYMPPMTYTLPGHHQGH